GCTTTAACGCAGAACGTCTCAAAACTTATTTGTCAACGGAGAGATTTATGACGACCAATCGTCTGATGGTGTTGTGTGCGGTTGTTCTATGCATGGTCGGTGGCTTGAATCGGGCTGAGGCGGGCAACGTGCTGATCTTTCAGGGAACGGTGACCGGCACGTCCATCCTCCCCGGCGCGATCACGCTGACGGGCGCGAGCTCGGTCACCACGACCGATTCCACCACGTTCAACGCCCAGTTGACCGGGCACACATGGGACGTGGTCATCTATTCGGAAATGGAAAACGCCACCTACGAAGACTCCGCCACGCAGCTCGCCGACTACCTCGCCGGCGGCGGCAAGCTCATCGGTTTCACCTACCGAACCGATGGCCTGTCCGTGCTGCTGGGCGCTGATTTTGCCGTCAGCTCCAATCCCTACATCCTCGATAATGATCCGGTCAGTCCGATCTACACCACGCCCTACACCCTCGATACCGACGGCCAGCCCAACAACTCCTTCGTCGGCGGACACGGACACACCACCGACTCCTCGCACGGCTGGCACCCCGACAGCAATTCGACCGGTCTGGGCAACGTGAACTTCGGCGGGTTTCAGGCCATCCTCGGCAACAGCGGCAACTCCATCCTCAACGCCACCCTGTCCGACAACTACGACACGCTCAGCGAAGGCGAACGCCTCGTCGCCAACGAGATTCTGTTCCTCGCGCCCGACATCGCCCAGCCCGTCCCCGAACCGACCAGTCTCGCCGCCCTGACCGCGATGACTTTGATCATGACCACCCGCCGCCGCCGCCGCTGATCAGAATCAATAGCACAATCCCCCCAACCCCCGGTTCCGCCGGGGGTTGTTCTTTAAGCCCTCCCCCGTTGAGGGGGAGGGTTGGGTGGGGGTGAATCGTATGAGTTGGACTTGTGTCCGCATCGAAACGAAACCCGCGAGAACGGATGCGCTTCACCCGATGACGCCTTCCCGACGCAGCGCGATGCCCCCTGAAAAACCGCAATTTCGTTGACGGCTTAACAGCCCTATCAGTAATATAGCGATGGTTGAAAATGAGATCGGTGCGAGTCGGAACGGGATATTCCAACTATGAAATCGTCAATTCTCGCGG
This genomic window from Planctomycetota bacterium contains:
- a CDS encoding PEP-CTERM sorting domain-containing protein (PEP-CTERM proteins occur, often in large numbers, in the proteomes of bacteria that also encode an exosortase, a predicted intramembrane cysteine proteinase. The presence of a PEP-CTERM domain at a protein's C-terminus predicts cleavage within the sorting domain, followed by covalent anchoring to some some component of the (usually Gram-negative) cell surface. Many PEP-CTERM proteins exhibit an unusual sequence composition that includes large numbers of potential glycosylation sites. Expression of one such protein has been shown restore the ability of a bacterium to form floc, a type of biofilm.), which codes for MTTNRLMVLCAVVLCMVGGLNRAEAGNVLIFQGTVTGTSILPGAITLTGASSVTTTDSTTFNAQLTGHTWDVVIYSEMENATYEDSATQLADYLAGGGKLIGFTYRTDGLSVLLGADFAVSSNPYILDNDPVSPIYTTPYTLDTDGQPNNSFVGGHGHTTDSSHGWHPDSNSTGLGNVNFGGFQAILGNSGNSILNATLSDNYDTLSEGERLVANEILFLAPDIAQPVPEPTSLAALTAMTLIMTTRRRRR